A genomic window from Halorubrum trapanicum includes:
- a CDS encoding NAD(P)-dependent oxidoreductase, which produces MPLADPDLSGSTAFVTGTTRGIGKRIALALADRGCNVVSTGKTTDDDDSELAGSIEQTAREVRERGPEALALELNLRDEDRVEAVVEESIDRFGEVDIVINNASAIQLANVADLPADRFDLLTDVNVRGTHLVAHAFADHLAGLDGAWLLTNAPPVTTDRSPGKAPYAWSKLGMSFVTLSLAEELAGDDVGCNTFWPVTTIDTRATRYFGLGTEDDWRTPEIVSDAVLEILARDPAECTGESFYDEELLREAGVTDFSEYNLTEGDPAPMSARLFDPEFEREW; this is translated from the coding sequence ATGCCACTCGCGGACCCCGACCTCTCGGGCTCGACGGCCTTTGTCACCGGAACGACTCGCGGCATCGGCAAGCGGATCGCGCTCGCGCTCGCCGACCGCGGCTGTAACGTCGTCTCGACGGGCAAAACGACGGACGACGACGACTCCGAGCTGGCGGGATCGATCGAACAGACGGCCCGAGAGGTGCGCGAGCGCGGGCCCGAGGCGCTCGCGCTCGAACTCAATCTCCGCGACGAGGATCGCGTCGAGGCGGTCGTCGAGGAGTCGATCGACCGCTTCGGCGAGGTCGACATCGTGATCAACAACGCGAGCGCGATCCAGCTGGCGAACGTCGCGGACCTGCCCGCCGACCGCTTCGACCTCCTCACCGACGTGAACGTCCGCGGGACCCACCTCGTCGCGCACGCGTTCGCCGACCACCTCGCGGGGCTCGACGGGGCATGGCTGCTGACGAACGCGCCGCCGGTCACGACCGACCGCTCGCCGGGGAAGGCGCCGTACGCGTGGTCGAAGCTCGGCATGTCGTTCGTCACGCTCTCGCTCGCCGAGGAGCTGGCGGGCGACGACGTGGGCTGTAACACCTTCTGGCCGGTGACGACTATCGACACCCGGGCGACCCGCTACTTCGGGCTCGGGACCGAGGACGACTGGCGGACCCCCGAAATCGTCTCCGACGCGGTCCTCGAAATCCTCGCGCGCGACCCGGCGGAGTGTACGGGCGAGAGCTTCTACGACGAGGAGTTGCTCCGCGAGGCGGGCGTGACGGACTTCTCCGAGTACAACCTCACCGAGGGCGACCCGGCGCCGATGTCGGCGCGGCTGTTCGACCCCGAGTTCGAACGCGAGTGGTGA
- a CDS encoding NAD(P)/FAD-dependent oxidoreductase encodes MDVVPDIDGVAGESVVVIGGGFGGLSTACYLADAGADVTLLEKNEQLGGRASRLEVDGFSFDMGPSWYLMPDVFERFFGHFGREPSEFYELERLDPHYRVFWKDGDKVDVLPDREANKEIFESYEPGAGEAFDAYLEESQRTYEIGMEHFVYEDRPRLRDYVDKDVLRYSWGLSLLGKMQGHVEDYFDHPKLQQLMQYTLVFLGGSPTNTPALYNLMSHVDYNMGVYYPDGGIGAVVDGVVELAEELGVEFVTDAEVTGIEGRYGAFAVDTENGERYLADRVVSDADYAHTEQELLPEHKRQYTEEYWESRTYAPSAFLLYLGVEGDVPNLEHHTLVLPTDWDEHFAQIFDDPEWPDDPAYYLCVPSETDDSVAPEGHSNLFALVPIAPGLADTPEIRNRYRDLVIDDIAENTGTDLRGRVVVEETFSVDDFADRYNSYAGSALGLAHTLTQTSLLRPPHVSDAVDGLYFTGSTTTPGIGVPMCLISGQLTAEAMTDDDV; translated from the coding sequence ATGGACGTGGTCCCGGACATCGACGGCGTCGCCGGCGAGTCCGTCGTCGTGATCGGCGGCGGATTCGGCGGCCTCTCGACGGCCTGTTACCTCGCGGACGCCGGTGCGGACGTCACGCTGCTGGAGAAGAACGAGCAGCTCGGCGGCCGCGCCAGCCGGCTCGAAGTCGACGGCTTCAGCTTCGACATGGGGCCGTCGTGGTACCTGATGCCGGACGTGTTCGAGCGGTTCTTCGGTCACTTCGGCCGCGAGCCGTCGGAGTTCTACGAGCTGGAACGGCTCGACCCGCACTACCGCGTGTTCTGGAAGGACGGCGACAAGGTCGACGTGCTGCCGGACCGCGAGGCGAACAAGGAGATCTTCGAGTCGTACGAGCCGGGCGCGGGCGAGGCGTTCGACGCCTACCTCGAAGAATCCCAGCGCACCTACGAGATCGGGATGGAGCACTTCGTGTACGAGGACCGCCCGCGGCTGCGCGACTACGTGGACAAAGACGTCCTCCGCTACTCGTGGGGCCTCTCCCTGCTCGGGAAGATGCAGGGCCACGTCGAGGACTACTTCGACCACCCGAAGCTCCAGCAGCTGATGCAGTACACGCTCGTGTTCCTCGGCGGCTCGCCGACGAACACGCCGGCGCTGTACAACCTGATGAGCCACGTCGACTACAACATGGGCGTCTACTACCCCGACGGCGGGATCGGCGCCGTCGTCGACGGGGTCGTCGAGCTCGCCGAGGAGCTCGGCGTGGAGTTCGTCACCGACGCCGAAGTGACGGGCATCGAGGGCCGGTACGGCGCCTTCGCGGTCGACACCGAGAACGGCGAGCGCTATCTCGCCGACCGCGTCGTCTCCGACGCCGACTACGCGCACACCGAGCAGGAGCTGCTGCCCGAACACAAGCGGCAGTACACCGAGGAGTACTGGGAGTCGCGGACGTACGCCCCCTCCGCGTTCCTGCTGTACCTCGGCGTCGAGGGCGACGTGCCGAACCTCGAACACCACACGCTCGTCCTCCCGACCGACTGGGACGAACATTTCGCGCAGATATTCGACGACCCCGAGTGGCCCGACGACCCCGCCTACTACCTCTGCGTCCCCTCCGAGACGGACGACAGCGTGGCGCCGGAGGGGCACAGCAACCTCTTCGCCTTGGTGCCGATCGCGCCCGGCCTCGCTGACACCCCGGAGATCCGCAACCGCTACCGCGACCTCGTGATCGACGACATCGCGGAGAACACCGGTACCGACCTCCGCGGCCGGGTCGTCGTCGAGGAGACGTTCTCGGTGGACGACTTCGCGGACCGGTACAACAGCTACGCGGGCAGCGCGCTGGGGCTGGCGCACACGCTCACCCAGACGTCGCTGCTCCGCCCGCCGCACGTCTCCGATGCGGTCGACGGGCTCTACTTCACGGGCTCGACGACGACGCCCGGCATCGGCGTCCCGATGTGCCTGATCAGCGGCCAGCTGACCGCGGAAGCGATGACCGACGACGACGTGTGA
- a CDS encoding SDR family oxidoreductase, with product MDLTVAITGATSGIGRAVAEAFVDEGAFVAVSGRDGDAVDRTVAALNGEGDSGGDAETPEDGDPAGDADAERGTAWGDRVDVRDEFDLERFFERVAREAGPVDVAFANAGVFHGAPGESPTTELSYADYDDTMRTNARGVFATITEAVPHLADDARVIVPSGAVAAESKPGMGAYAVSKAAAEAVARGFAADLDATVGVVDPGLVATDLTGKERARDPESVAPLFVWAATEAPAEDLNGERLGLREWKSATR from the coding sequence ATGGACCTGACGGTCGCGATCACCGGCGCAACGAGCGGGATCGGGCGAGCCGTCGCCGAGGCGTTCGTCGACGAGGGGGCGTTCGTCGCCGTCTCCGGACGCGACGGCGACGCCGTCGATCGCACCGTCGCGGCGCTGAACGGCGAGGGGGACTCCGGAGGAGACGCTGAGACTCCCGAAGACGGCGACCCAGCGGGCGACGCGGACGCCGAGCGCGGCACCGCCTGGGGCGACCGCGTCGACGTGCGCGACGAGTTCGACCTCGAACGCTTCTTCGAGCGGGTCGCCCGCGAGGCCGGCCCGGTCGACGTCGCCTTCGCGAACGCCGGCGTGTTCCACGGCGCGCCGGGCGAGAGCCCGACGACCGAGCTCTCGTACGCCGACTACGACGACACGATGCGCACGAACGCGCGCGGCGTGTTCGCGACGATCACCGAGGCCGTGCCTCACTTGGCTGACGACGCCCGGGTGATCGTCCCGTCGGGCGCGGTCGCGGCCGAGTCGAAGCCCGGCATGGGCGCGTACGCCGTCTCGAAGGCCGCGGCCGAGGCGGTCGCGCGCGGCTTCGCCGCCGATCTCGACGCGACGGTCGGGGTCGTCGACCCCGGGCTCGTCGCCACCGACCTCACCGGGAAGGAGCGCGCCCGCGACCCCGAGAGCGTCGCGCCGCTGTTCGTCTGGGCCGCCACCGAGGCGCCCGCCGAGGACCTGAACGGCGAACGGTTGGGACTCCGGGAGTGGAAGTCCGCGACGCGATAA